The region GAACCAGGGCACCCCTGAGGCGGTTGTAGATCCCCTGAGTGTTGGGGACGACATCAACCTCGACCGAGCCGACAGAGATAGCGGGCACCGGGAGCCTCCTCCCGGCGCCCCTACGTGGCGCCCCCTTGCAGCAGCTTCAGCAGAGTGTCCGCAGACTTCTCGGTCAACTGCGCCTTCGTCTTCGCCTTCTTGGCGCCCGCGCCAGGCCGACGCATCGGCTCAGGAGCATCCGGGCGATCAGACTTCTTCTCGATGTTGGCGCACAGAAGCACCCACTCGACCCGCCGGATCGCATCCACGGCCGAAGCGAGAAGCTGCTCTTCCTGCGACCAGCGGCCCTTCTCCGGCTCCCCCGACTCCGCCTGCTTCGCCAACTCCTCAGCCGTCATTGCGTTCCGCAGGGCCGTCCAGGTCGCGGACTCCGACGGCAGATGCTGGATCAGCACCCGCAGCCGCCGCGACGACAACTCCCCGCGGTGAAACGCGCCGATCTGGTCGGCGTCACGCGGGTAGTAGCGGGCCAGATCCGCTTCTAGCGCCTCCGCGTGCGCCTCGACGACGGAGCGGGTCCACGCGATTTCCCCAGGCTCTCACCCGACTGCGAGGCCGCATCCGTCACGAAATCCGAGAACTCGCTGTTCGTCGGATCGATGTCGAAATACACATCCAGATCGTCAGGGTGGAAGACCAGTTCGGCGAACTCGTCGAACTGGCCCGCGTTCAGCAGCCGGTGCCACGACTGCCGCCACGCCCCCGGAGGGATGATCCGCAGCTCCTCGCCGCACAATTCGGCCGTCACATGCTTGTTGACAGCCTCGTCCTCCTGAGCTTCCGCCTCGGTGACGTCCGGCTCGTCGTACTCCTCGACCGGCTCGACAGCGCGGGTTGCCGGGCGGCTGGCCGCCCTGGACGCACTGCGGGGCTTGCGGCTGCTGGCTGCGGTCTTACGCGGGGTTGTGGCCACGGCGCGGGCCTCCTTCTCGTCATGGCGCGGGCAGAAGACAAAGGTGGGTGGACCGGGCCCGCGCCGACGGATATCGGCCCACCCACCAGCTCAAGTGGGTCAGGACCCCGTGTACGCGTCCGTCGCCGGGACCCGGTCCGCGTGGTAGACGGTGTTGCCGGACTCGTCCGGGTAGGCGGTGATCGTCCACTCGTAGCCTGCGACGGAATCCTGCTTGTGGGCCACGTCCGAACGCTCCGTGATCTCCCCCTCCGGCACGAAAAAGCCGCGCTGGAAGTCGCCATCGAAGACCGCGAACCAGAACGACCGACGATCCGGCGTCGGCGACGCGGTCTCCGCGAACGTCGTCAGACCCGACACCGGCGCCAGATCCACCACCGGAATCCGGTACTGCAGAGACTGCACCGTCGTCCGGCCCGTCTCCCACACCGTCAGCTTGAACGTCCGCAGGCTCGACGTGATCGTGGTCCGGATCGGCGACGTGAAACCCCACGGCGTGAACGACTGCGAGTCCTCCGAGAAGCCCTGAGTGAGACCGTCCTCGCTCACGGCGCCAAGCGGCAGCCACGGCGACAGCGGCTGCACCGCCGGATCCCCCGGCGAGGTAGTACCCAGCGGCGCCTCCCAGCCGGCGCCATTCGCGCCGACCTCCAGCAGATCCGCAGCGCGGGTGATGTTGACCATGATGACTCCAGACATGGAAGAGCCCGCGCACGGGCGGGAACACAGGACCGGCGCGGGCCCGAACGGTCAAGAGACCGGGTGACTGTAGATCTCGTAGGTGGCCCCGACGCGTCGCAGGGCGGTGTTCTCGTAGTCGCGTTGGGCAGGCGGGGTGATCGTGCCGATACGGCAGAACACGGCGTTGTCCGTGACGGTGCCCCGCAACTCGGCCAGGAGCAGGCCGCGGACCGTCGCCGACAGGGCGATCGCCGCCGGCCGGGTCGCCGCATACACGTCGATGTCGACGAAAGCCCGGTCGAGCCGAATCCCGTCATCGCCGCCAGCCGGGATGCGCTGCACCTGCACGGTCGGCAGCTCGTTGAGGAGGTTGTTGTCCAGTTCGTCACGGACGGCGACGCTGGAGTCGAGGCGGGCGCGCAGCCACACCATGACCTCCAACTCGACATCCACCGATCCGACGTCCGCCATCAGTTCCGCCCGCCGATCTGCGCGGCCCGCAGCAGCACGTGATGAGCGCGCACCTTCTCGGTGCCGTACTCCACCCAGCGTGCGTAGTAGGCGGTGTTGCGGACGGTGGCCGTAGCCCGGTCCCGGTGACGGCCGCCGCGCGACGTACTGGACGTCCCCCAGGACCGCTGATAATGGCCGGGATCAGGGCTGTTCTGGTCGACCGGGGAGATCACCTCCGCCACCCCCTTGATGACCTCGGCGCGGCGCAGCATCTCCGCCTGCATCGACGGCATCCGCAGCATCTGCCCGACACCCTTACGTTTCATCTTGAACCGGGCCGCCATCACCTCTCCGAAATCTGCGAGTCAGCCAGTAACCCGGTCAGCGGCGAACTGGATCGGGCCGCGAGTACCGGTGAACGGAGACCGGCCCCAGTCGCCGGGCTCGCCCGTGATCTGACACTTCACGCCCCGAACCATGACCTGATCAGTCGTCCGCAACGGCTGGCCCGCCGGGGCGTACACGGTCCAGCCGACGATGACCGTGTCCCTGTCCTGCTGCTGGCTCCCACCGACCTGCGGCGTCTCAGCCCGCGGGGTCACCGCACAACCCTTCAAGTCGAACGACTGATCCGGGCCGGGAAGAGGCTGGCCGCGCGGATCCTTCCCCGGCGAAGCGCCGGTCCGGATGATCCGCACGGTCTCCCCGAACGGGTAGGGGGCGGGCATCAGAGGTACCCCCACCCGGGCTCGAACTCGTCCGGGAACCCGGCATCATCGATCGGCCACGTCGGTGACGGATCCGCTGTTGCCGGAGTCGGGTCCACGGTGAACGCGCCGCCGCGGCCCGCCAGCGACTTGAGGGCCGACTTGTCGGCCTTCGTCAGATACAGGCCGCCCGAACCGGTCGGGCGCTGCACCGACATGGGGCCGATCGTCTCGTAAGCCACCTGCTGCGGATTCACATAGGCGCGTCCCGCCACCGACAGAACCACCGCATCCGCACCTTCAGGCAGCGGTGTGACGACGGTCTGGCACAGCGAGATCGCCTTGTTGACCAGGAAGTCGGCCCGGTTCCCGTCGATCTCATCCAGGGCGAGGAAAAGACCGAGCTCTTCGGCCGTGGGCGGGATGAACGGCACCGCGCACCCCCTATGCGGCCAGGCCCTCTACGGCATCGCACCAGGCGGACAGTTCGGCAGTCGGGTCGAGTTCCGCGCTGCGGGCCTTGGCCCGCTTCGACGCAAGCCGGTACTCGGACGCCGTCCCGAGCTTGCGGATCACCGCCTCGTATCCGTCGAGATCCTCCCGTTCCACGAAGATCCCACCCTCGGTCAGCGACTCACACAGCCCCGGCGTCGGATGAGCAACCACCGGGATACCGCTCGCGAGCGCCTCGCAGCCGGCACGGCCCCACGACTCGTACAGGGACGGCATCAGCAGCACGCGGGTGCGGGCATACACCTGCTCCCGCATGTCGTGCCCGGAGACGTGCTCGACCTCCAGGACGTTGGGGAGATCCGAGTAGTCGGTCTGCTCGCCGTAGGATCCCTTCACCGCCATGAACTTGACGTCGGGCATGCGCTTGGCCAGCTTGTGGAACAGCAGACCGCCCTTGTCCGGGTTGGTGTTGACCAGCGTCACCCGGTCGCCGGGCTTCGTCGCATACTCGGCGGCGAACACCGGCGGGCGCACCACGATCGACGCGCCCGGGCGGATGCTCTTCGGATGGTCCACGAAGTGGAGTTCCGCCTCACGGGCCATCCACTGCGAGTTGAAGACCGCCAGCGACGTGCCGCCCGACGCCATGTCCCGGAACGTGGGCAGGAACGTGTTGTGGCAGATCGCCACGAACGGCTTCCCGTACCCGCGGGCCAGAGCAGCGGTCGGCGGCACATTTTCCAGATGCGACACGAGAACGCCCGCCCGGCGGACCGCCGACGCGAAGTCGAGCCGCGACTCCAGCGGCACCACCTTCACGCCGTCCAGGTCATACGGCTCATGGTCCTCGCCGTAGCGCGACAGCCACACCGTGACCTCATGCCCGCGCTCGACAAGAGCCCGGAACATCGACCACGCCATCCACTCCGCCCCCGCATTGTGCCGGGGCGGCGCAGCGTGCAGCCGGGCCACGACCTGCATCACTCGGCCGCTCCTGCTGCCGTCGCGGGCCTCGGTCACGAAGAACTGCCCGCCGTGCCGGTGTACTTGACGAAAGCCTGCGCGTCGCCCTGCACGTAGCCGTAGAACGCCTCCGCGAGGATGAGCACCAGGTTCTCCTGGAACGCCGAGTGGACGCCGCCGTCCTCGTCGACGTAGGTGGCCTCCTTGGAGATCCGCACGGTGATGTCCATGCCGACGCCGTAAGCCGCCTGCGACCAGTCACCGCCGATCGCGCGCAGGCCAGTGTCCGACGACGTGGACTGCCGGCGCTGCTTGCCCGACACGCTCCGCGAGTAGGCGAGCGGCTCACCGATCAGCGTGCCCGCCGACGCCATCTGCGTACCCGGCACCGTCGTGTCGACCAGGATCGGCCGGCCCGTCGTGTCCGTCGCCAGCAGGAGGCGCGGCTTCAGCCGGTGGTCGGCGACCGTGCCCGTGTAGTCCCAGTCGTCGTTGATGACCAGGCCCATGCCGTTGACGAAGTCCGCCCACACGCCGCCCGTGCCCTGCGACGCCGTACCGAGCGCCACCGAGTTGGTGGTCTCCGCCAGGTAGTCGTCGAACGGGCCGGCCGCGCCCTTCATGGTGAGGCCGTGGATCGCCGCGTGGTCGAAGGCGCGGGCGAACGCTGTCGGCAGGTCGCGCTGCAGCTGCTCGTACAGGCCGCCCGCGTTGGTCATCGCGACCTCTTCGGCGACCGGGATGAGCACGGCGAGCTTCTTCGCCGTCATCTGCTTGATGCCGACCGAAGACGTCGACAGGGGCTTCTTCGCCGCCTGCCCGACCCAGTCCGCGACCGGAACGTCCATCGGGATCGGCACTGACGTCGTCGCGTCGATCGCCAGCGGCGCCGGCCGGGCCAGCGCCATCACCGCGGACTGCTCGACAGACTTCTCGAAGATGGGGGCGGTGATGGTGCGCGGCAGGAGTGCCGCATTCACATCGGAGAGCTTGAGCGGGGCCGTGGCCACCATGATTGCCTGCTTTCAGCGGCTACTTCAGCCGCGCCTGAAGGAACCCGGCGAACTCATCAGCCGGGGTGAGAGGGCGTGTCTTGTTGGCGCCGGACGCCTGAGTGCGATCCGGTGCAGGACGCCGCGGGCCCTCCAGGGGCTGAGCCTTCGCCCAGTGCGGCTTGCGCTCCAAAAGCGCCTGAAGGTCGACCTCGATGGCCGCCTCGTCGATGTCGCCGTCGCCGTCGATGTACGAGTTGAGATCCAGCGCGCCAACCGCGTCCTCCGGGTCGGCGAAGGCCGCCCGGTCGTCCGCCGAAGACCCGGCGATCGCCTGGACGCGAGCCTTCACCAGGCGCTCCCGCGTCGCCGCGATCTGCGCGTTGGCCCGCTCCAGTTGATCGTTGAGGCGTTCGGACTCCGACTTCTCGGAGTCCTTGATGGCCTGCAGTTCCGCAGCCTTCGGCTCCAGCTCCTTCAGGCGCTTGCGGAGGTTTGCAGCCTCCGAGTTCGCCTTCCGGATCTTCGCTTCGGCCTGCTTCCGGTCGAACGGCTTCTCCTCGGCTCCGGTGTCCGCCTCCTGGGCGTCTTCCGTGGCCTCGGTGCCGTCCTGCCCCTCGGTCGCCGTCTCCTCGACGGTCTCCTCGGTGCCGGCCTCCTGCTGCTCGCTGGTCTGCTCGTTCTCTTCGGGCATGACGAATCGGCCCTCCAGGGGCTGTGGAAATGAGAAAGGCCGCCACCAGGGCGACCTCGTTGATCAGTTGGATCCGGGGAGCGGATTCGAGTCATGCTCAGCCAGTGCCTGCCGGAACAGGCGGAGCTGGTCTCCCGGATGGCCTTGGGCATACTCGCGGTAGATGCGATCCCACTCCGCCGCCTGTGGCGACAGTTCGAACCGCTGCCCTCTAAAGACGGGCACTATCGCGCAGTGGCAAGAATTGTGGAATTTGACCACCGATGCGTCGCCGGAGAACTGGTCGTTCGCATCCCGGCCCGCCGACCCGGCGGTCTTATAAATAGAACCGCGCGAGGCCATGAGCTTGCAGAAGGAGCAGGCACCGAGCGCAGCGGCCCGCGCGTAGGCGACCGCTTCCCGATCGCGCTTCACCGCTTGCCGCACTGTCTCCCGGCCGCTGTCGGCGACCAGCTTCTGCGTCACCCCATCCGCCTTGACCATCGCTGCCGACAGGCGGACATCGAGCGGCTCCAGCTGGGTGACCGTCGCGTCCGCCTCGTCGCGAGGCCACAGATCCTTCGTGGCCCAGCGCAGCGATGCATCGACCTGCTCATCCGGTGGCGGATCGGCCCGCGGCACCGTGAATGAACCCAGCACACCAGCCGCGTCCCGCTCCCCGTCGTAGAAGTCGGCGGCCAGCATGTCGGACGTGTCCGAGTAGCGGGCCACGACCTGCGTTACCGCGTCGATCCACAGCGGCACCGTGGCCTGCAACTGGTCCGGGTTGATGAGCCGTCGAAGCGTCGCCAGATCACGCAGGAGCAGTCTGGTGAGGCCGCGCTGGGCGGCACGCCACCTGCCGGACGAAGCGGACCCGTCAGAGGTTGTCGATGCCAAGGCCAGCCCCCGCCGGAACCGGGCTGCGTCCGTTACTGCCGGAGTCGAGTGCGGCAAGCCTGTCCATCAGTGCACTTCCGTCAGCCCGGCCTGCACTGCGGCGCCGATCGGCTGCCACCCGCTGCCGCTGGCCTTCCGTCAGCCCGGCCATCTCCAGCGTCACATCGCTGTCCGCGGGGAGAATCCCGGCCTGGACGAGCTTCACCGTGGCGTCCGCCTGCGCGGCCACCGTCGGTGTCGCAGGATTCCGCCACACCGTCTCGATACGGCGCGCCTTCTCCGGCGGCTCGCCATCCCGAACCCACAGAGCGAGGCGCATCGCCTCCTGCCAGGCGTGTCCGAACCTGCGGATACGCCGCTCGCTGCGTTTCACCAGCTTCGCCTCGGTCGACCGGATGGCATCCGCGCTCGCCGGGTTGTCGGTGGTGTAGCCGAGCATGTGCGGCGGCAGGCCGAACTGCGACGACATGATCCGGGCGTACAGGTCGATGATCCGCGTCATCGCCGTCGGGTCGTGAGCCGCGAACTGGCCCACCGCAGGGACGTTGCCGTCTTCGTCCCGCTCCAGCGCGAGGACGCGCCCGATGTACGTCTCCCACGCCGACTTCGCCGTACCGTCCGCGTCCTGAAACGCCGACTCCGACGCGCCGAGGATGTAGCGCTGCGGGGCACCGAAGAACTCCGCCGCCACCTCCATGCCCATCAGGCGCCGACAAGCCGCATCCGTGATGGACATGACCTCGGGCGTGATCTCCGACTTGCCGACCCGGTCCGCGGTCCGCTGCCGGTTCGCCAACCGCACCACCGGCACCACACCCAGCTGGTGCATGTCCCGGTCGATGACCTCCCAGCCGCCACTCGACGACGGCAGACAGGTGATCGTCTGATCCGGCAGATACAGGACCAGCATCCGCTCCTCGGGACCCGACTCGACATACGTGTCCGCCCGACACTCCCGCAGAGCCGCCGTGCCCATACGCAGCCGGGCATCCCACAACAGCGTCATATCCAACGGCGACTCAACCGAGATCAGCGGCGGACAGTCGTCCGTACCACAGTCCCCCGACCCCACCGCCAGATACTCCCGCCCGTACACCAGCGCATCCAGATGAGCCAAACTCGACTCGTCGAACAGGTCGTTGGCCTCGGCGATCTCGTCCAGGTCCGCCGAGTCGGAGCCGTCGGCCCACCGGAACGCCTCCAAGTCGAGGCGCTCCTCCAGGCTTTCGACACCGACCCGGGGCCAGCCGATCACCGTATGCAGGCCCCTCAGCTGCGGCGGAATGCTGATGCCGAGATCCCGCACCAGCTGCTCGCCGTTGAAGTAGGAGTCCCGCAACTGCAGAGACCAGCGGTCCCGCAGCAAGTCCGCCCGCAGCAGGCCGATCAGCGCGAGCTCGTCGTCCGACAGCGTCACCAGCGGCAGTTCGGGAATCGAGACAGTCACCGCAGCACCACCACCCGTCCCTTGCCCCGCACAGTGGAGCGCTTGGCGTTCTTCGGACTGTTCAGGACAGTGCGCCGCAGCATCCGGGCGCCGATCATGCAGACAGCGAGGTCGATCTTCCGAGCGGACTCGCGATGTTCCTTACCGATCGTGATCCCCCAAGCATTCGTTCGCCTGCGGGCGTTGATCACGTGGGTGCGCATCACCTTGTGCCCGTCATGCACGAGAGTCCGCTGCAAGATGTCCTCACGGGTGCGCTTCACCGCCTCCGTGAACGTCTCCTGGTTCCGCCGATCGCGCATGTCCCAACGGACAGCGTGCGCCTTCGGGCCGGCCGCCACAGCGCGCAGCAGAAGCTTCTTGCCGTGTGCCTGCCCCCAGCGGTCCAGGTAGGTGTCCCAGTACATTTCGCCGTCCTCGTCCTGGCCCGAGCCCGGGTCAGCGAAGAACGCCATCACCTTGAACCGGCCGAACGCGTTCGCGACCACGCCGTCGACGTCCTCGCGCGGAACCGACCACGGCACATAGCCCGGCGTCTCCGGCGAAGGCCAGTTCGGCGGCCTCTGCCACACCCCCAACGTCGACACCAGACCGTCCGACATACGGCACGCCGCAAGACCCGTAGCGTCGTCCGACTTGGAACCGTCGAAGAACATGACGACCTCGTCGCCGTCCGCCAGCGCCAGATCCTCCCGCTTGCAGGCATCCCACTCGTAGCGGGCCATCCACGCATCCTCGGCCGCGGCGATCTGGTTGTACCAGAAGCGCCGACTACGGCTGGGGGGATTTCGGACGTCGAGGATCGACGCCTTCAACCGCTCAATGTCCAGCCATGTCGAATCTCCGCGGACCGCCTTCAGCGTCGGAACGATCCATGCCTCGGTGAGCTTCGCCTCGGGCGGAGCCTCCAAGGAGTCGTAGAACAGGCCGGTTTCGACCGCCCTGCCGGCCTCGATCGCCTCGTAGGCGTCCCGGGTTCGCTCGGCGACCGAGTCCTCGCCGGGCTCGAAGGCGTTCGTGTCTGCCAGCGTGCGGGACTGCCCGTCCGCCGACTTTGTCGCGTTGCGCTCGATGACCGCAGCCATCTCGTGCCCCGAGTTCGACTCCAGCCAGTGGTGGGTCTCGCCCATCGACGTGAATGTCGGACGTCCGCCCTCAAGGGCGCGCGGCGACGAGGTCACGGCCTCGATCCGAGCCCGCCCTTTATCGGCGTAGATGATCTCCTTGCCGAGGTCGATGCGGTACTCGTCGATCGCCCGCTTCGACAGGATCGACGGGAACAACGTCATCGTGTTCCGCGTCTGATCCTGCGACACCGCAGCGATCTGCACCCACGCTGCCGGGTGCTGCATCCCGAGCGGCTGGCCGGGCGGGACACCCCACTCGTTGCCTTCGTCTGCGACTTCATCGAACCGGCATGGGCCAACGAACTCGAAGCCGGCCCACGTCGCCTTAAGCGGGTCCTTGCCGTGACCCTTCAGCCTCTGGATCACGCCGTCACGCCACAGGAACCGATTCGTCGCCGGATCCATCGCGTACCACCACAGCGTCAGCCGGGCCTGCTCAGGCGTGTACTGCCACGCCTTCCCGGCGTAGTGCTGCAGGTACGTCTTGGTCCACGCCAGACAGTGCCAGCCCAGCGTGTACTCGGGCAGCACGAACTTGCCGTCCGGGCCACGCTTCCACGTCGGGCCGAGCGTGAACGGTACGACGACGTCCGGGACCTGCTCCTCAACCTCCGGCGAGGTCACGATAGGAATCCAGCGGGCTCACCGACGCCAGCTTGGGGCTGGCCGGCTTCCGCTCCAGCTCCATTCGTGCCCGCCGCCGGTCACCCTCCGTCGTCAGCAGCGACGACATCACCGAGTTCAGCGCGGCCACCAACTGGCCGTTCGGGCCACGCTCCGACAGCAGCACCTTCGACATCAGGTCCGCGGCATACCGGGCCACCGCCCAGTCCGACGGCTGATAGAACGCGGCCTGGCCCGACTCGCGCAGCGACAAGTACCAGTCCGAGGCGATGGGATGCCACAAGGGATCCGCATCGGGCAGGTCCGGCACGTCGACAGGCGCCCCAGACGGCGCCTTCGTGACCGTGTCCTTCTCTTCCTTCGAGCGATGACCCATGCGCTCCTCGGAGCGCTTACCGATAGGTCCACGAGCGCCCATGACGACCTCCAGGGTCAGAGCACGCCACCAGGGCGCACAGAGGGCTGGAAACAACGACACCCCAACTCGGGGACGCCGCCGGGGCGTCAGAGCGAGGCGATCAAACCGGCCGCATCAGGCAGCACGGCAAGACTGAGAGGCGTACCCGGAACCCGGTCGCCCACGATCATGTAACGGCCGTCCGAGTACACCTCGAACGCCAACTCCCCCCGCCGGATACGCCGGCCGTGCGGCACTGCGCCACGGAACCACAGGTGCAGGCCCGTACCGGACCGGCCGCGCTCCATGTATGTCGGTGGCAGCTGGTCCACGATCGCCTGCGCCCACGGCAGCACCCGACCGCCCTCAACGGCATGGTCCAGGTCGACGACCACGATGCCGTCACCGGCCGTCAGGACGAAGCCGACACCGTCACCGGTGCTCGAAGCCGCAACCGTCCGGTAGTCCGACCAGGATGACGGGTCCTTCACCGAGGCGAAGCGGCCGTCCGTGCGCATCGGCACCTTGTCCTTGTGTCGCACCCAGCGAGGACGAGACGTCAACTCGGCCGGGATACGGGCCTGCTGCTCTACGACTACGGCGGCTTCACGCTCGACCTTCCGTGCGCGGGCCGCCAGGACGCGATGCGAGTTCGAGCAGTAGCGGCGGTCCGACCGGTGCACGACCGGCAGCTCTCCCCCGCAGTGCTCGCACCTCTGAAGCGTCCCTGGCATGAGACCAGGATAGCGGAGGCTGTTAACGACTACAGCGGCTTGACCTGCACTGTTACCGATCTGCGACCGAAAGGGGGTGGGGGGTGTCTCGCGCGCTCCCAACATCACCGCAGGTCAGGGCCCTGGAAACCCGGGGGGATGTCAGGTGCTATACGGCCCCGATCCTAAAGGATCATGGGGAGGGGGTATGTCCCCTATGTCCGTTTCGATGTTGGATCTTGAAATGAAGATCAAATTACCTTTGATCGCATGTCCGGACATGCACCATCAAGGTCGTCACGACAGCATCGACGTGATCACCGAGTCGCGCTGTCGCGTCGACCTCCGAGGATCAGGTCGATCGGTGTGAGCGCGTCGCACTCGGGACACTGGACCTGGACTGCACCTACCGTACTCACCCGTCCTCCGTCCCCTGCCGTGCCGCAGCCGGCGCGCGACCTACCCCTACCGCCCACCCTGCTCCCTGCCGTCGAGGGAGTGATGCACCAGTAGCCAGCCGACCGACTCGTCCTCCTCGGTGACTGGCCTGACCTCAGACCCGCACACACAGTCGGGCTCGGCCGTGGTGGTGTCGTGGCCGACCAGGTCGGCGATCGGCGTGACATGAAGCGTGCTGGTCACCGCTTGCCGCTCTTGGACTTCCCGCGGTTCGCACGCGAACCTGCGTAGATCCCGATCGCCTGATGCATGCGAAGGTTGCAATATCCCTTCGCCCGAGGTCCTAGGAACCGGCTCGTCCTGGCCACACAGCGCGTCCACGCCCCGGAGTGCGGGGCCCATCCGATGCCGGCCGCCTTGCCCCGGCTGGTGGGCTGATCGCTCCAGTAGCGCCGTCCTTCGCGGACGATGCGGCGGTTGCCTTTGGCGCGAGTTGCCACAGCTCTCACTCCTTCTGCGGCGCGGGCTCCTGGTCTTGGGGTTCGTCTACCCGGGTGATGCAGGCGACTTGTTCGGTGGGGAGTGCGACGGCGATGCCTTGGTCGTCGGTGAGGATGGCCCAGCCGTCGCGGATGTTGAGGGTGAGGGCGGGGTCTTCGATGAGCATGTCGCCGCGCTGGCTGGCTGCATGTTGGATCAGGTAGGCGGGCATGGTCACCGCCTCACAGCAGTCCGGGATGCGCCTCGCCGGGGCGCTTCCGTCCGGGCCGCGGGTTGGCGCGCTGCGCGTCGTTGCCCTCGCGGCTGCTCTTCGCGTCGTGGCAGGGTCCACACACACCCTGAAGATCGGCATCCCCGTTGAGGTCGGCCTTGGCCACGATGTGATCGCAGAACCGGCTGGGCCTCACCGAGCAGATCTTGCAGATCGGGTCCCTCGCGAGGATGCGCGCCCGGATCTTCGGCCACCCTGACGGAAGCCTCGCCTTGCGGTTGCTTGAGCCCCAGCCTCCGGGCATGGCCTACTCCTCGGGGCTGCGTTCGGTGTTGCTGCTGGGTGACCAGCCTGCGAAGCCGGCGCGCCGGTCGGTGGGGCTGCTGGCGACGGCGACCCCGTACAGCCGGACGGCTGTCTCTTCGGCTCGCCGGAGTGCGTCGTCGGCGCCGGTGACCTCGACGGTGATCTCGCGGACGCCGTCGGACAGCTTGACGGTGACGTCAGGCATCGGGTGCAGGCCGATCGGTCACGAGCGCGCGCAGCGTGCCGCATTGGTCGTGCGCGACGGGCGCGTTGTCGGTGCTGCTCCCGGCGTAGGCGGAGCACTCGCCACAGATGGCGCTGCCTCTATGGTCGACGGGCCGGTGGAGGTTGCGGACACGCTCCAGAGCTTCGGCTTGCGCGCCGCGTTCCTTGCGGAGGCCGCGTGCGGCGTTGCGGATGTCGTCCCAGTCGCGGGTGCGGTCCATGCCGAGGGCGTCGGTGATGGCGGCCTTCTGCTGGTTCAGCTTGGCTCGCCAGTCCGAGCAGGCGGGGCAGGCGTACAGGTCGCCGCCGTCCCAGGAGCGCCCGTCGATACAGTCGGCGCCGCAGTATCGGCAGGTGGGCCCTTCGGCTTCCGGTGTGCTCGTCTTCAGGGCCGTTGTGATCTTCCCTTGCGCGGCAAGGATCTCTTCCTGCACCTGCTGGCGGAACGTCTCGAAGTCGGGCTCGACGCGGATCTTCAGCGGGTATCCGTCGGGGTCGACGGGCGTCTCGTTGGCGGGGATGTCGATGGTGTCTTCGAAGACGAGGACGGCTCGGGCGCCGGTCTGCTGGGCTGTCGCGAAGCCGAGGTCACAGCGCAGCGCTTCGAACGCGGCGTCGTCCTT is a window of Streptomyces sp. B21-083 DNA encoding:
- a CDS encoding phage tail tube protein encodes the protein MVNITRAADLLEVGANGAGWEAPLGTTSPGDPAVQPLSPWLPLGAVSEDGLTQGFSEDSQSFTPWGFTSPIRTTITSSLRTFKLTVWETGRTTVQSLQYRIPVVDLAPVSGLTTFAETASPTPDRRSFWFAVFDGDFQRGFFVPEGEITERSDVAHKQDSVAGYEWTITAYPDESGNTVYHADRVPATDAYTGS
- a CDS encoding HK97 gp10 family phage protein, whose product is MKRKGVGQMLRMPSMQAEMLRRAEVIKGVAEVISPVDQNSPDPGHYQRSWGTSSTSRGGRHRDRATATVRNTAYYARWVEYGTEKVRAHHVLLRAAQIGGRN
- a CDS encoding glycosyltransferase family 4 protein is translated as MTEARDGSRSGRVMQVVARLHAAPPRHNAGAEWMAWSMFRALVERGHEVTVWLSRYGEDHEPYDLDGVKVVPLESRLDFASAVRRAGVLVSHLENVPPTAALARGYGKPFVAICHNTFLPTFRDMASGGTSLAVFNSQWMAREAELHFVDHPKSIRPGASIVVRPPVFAAEYATKPGDRVTLVNTNPDKGGLLFHKLAKRMPDVKFMAVKGSYGEQTDYSDLPNVLEVEHVSGHDMREQVYARTRVLLMPSLYESWGRAGCEALASGIPVVAHPTPGLCESLTEGGIFVEREDLDGYEAVIRKLGTASEYRLASKRAKARSAELDPTAELSAWCDAVEGLAA
- a CDS encoding phage major capsid protein, which translates into the protein MVATAPLKLSDVNAALLPRTITAPIFEKSVEQSAVMALARPAPLAIDATTSVPIPMDVPVADWVGQAAKKPLSTSSVGIKQMTAKKLAVLIPVAEEVAMTNAGGLYEQLQRDLPTAFARAFDHAAIHGLTMKGAAGPFDDYLAETTNSVALGTASQGTGGVWADFVNGMGLVINDDWDYTGTVADHRLKPRLLLATDTTGRPILVDTTVPGTQMASAGTLIGEPLAYSRSVSGKQRRQSTSSDTGLRAIGGDWSQAAYGVGMDITVRISKEATYVDEDGGVHSAFQENLVLILAEAFYGYVQGDAQAFVKYTGTAGSSS
- a CDS encoding VG15 protein, giving the protein MASTTSDGSASSGRWRAAQRGLTRLLLRDLATLRRLINPDQLQATVPLWIDAVTQVVARYSDTSDMLAADFYDGERDAAGVLGSFTVPRADPPPDEQVDASLRWATKDLWPRDEADATVTQLEPLDVRLSAAMVKADGVTQKLVADSGRETVRQAVKRDREAVAYARAAALGACSFCKLMASRGSIYKTAGSAGRDANDQFSGDASVVKFHNSCHCAIVPVFRGQRFELSPQAAEWDRIYREYAQGHPGDQLRLFRQALAEHDSNPLPGSN
- a CDS encoding phage portal protein gives rise to the protein MTVSIPELPLVTLSDDELALIGLLRADLLRDRWSLQLRDSYFNGEQLVRDLGISIPPQLRGLHTVIGWPRVGVESLEERLDLEAFRWADGSDSADLDEIAEANDLFDESSLAHLDALVYGREYLAVGSGDCGTDDCPPLISVESPLDMTLLWDARLRMGTAALRECRADTYVESGPEERMLVLYLPDQTITCLPSSSGGWEVIDRDMHQLGVVPVVRLANRQRTADRVGKSEITPEVMSITDAACRRLMGMEVAAEFFGAPQRYILGASESAFQDADGTAKSAWETYIGRVLALERDEDGNVPAVGQFAAHDPTAMTRIIDLYARIMSSQFGLPPHMLGYTTDNPASADAIRSTEAKLVKRSERRIRRFGHAWQEAMRLALWVRDGEPPEKARRIETVWRNPATPTVAAQADATVKLVQAGILPADSDVTLEMAGLTEGQRQRVAADRRRSAGRADGSALMDRLAALDSGSNGRSPVPAGAGLGIDNL
- a CDS encoding terminase, which translates into the protein MDPATNRFLWRDGVIQRLKGHGKDPLKATWAGFEFVGPCRFDEVADEGNEWGVPPGQPLGMQHPAAWVQIAAVSQDQTRNTMTLFPSILSKRAIDEYRIDLGKEIIYADKGRARIEAVTSSPRALEGGRPTFTSMGETHHWLESNSGHEMAAVIERNATKSADGQSRTLADTNAFEPGEDSVAERTRDAYEAIEAGRAVETGLFYDSLEAPPEAKLTEAWIVPTLKAVRGDSTWLDIERLKASILDVRNPPSRSRRFWYNQIAAAEDAWMARYEWDACKREDLALADGDEVVMFFDGSKSDDATGLAACRMSDGLVSTLGVWQRPPNWPSPETPGYVPWSVPREDVDGVVANAFGRFKVMAFFADPGSGQDEDGEMYWDTYLDRWGQAHGKKLLLRAVAAGPKAHAVRWDMRDRRNQETFTEAVKRTREDILQRTLVHDGHKVMRTHVINARRRTNAWGITIGKEHRESARKIDLAVCMIGARMLRRTVLNSPKNAKRSTVRGKGRVVVLR